One Sphaerisporangium krabiense DNA segment encodes these proteins:
- a CDS encoding (2Fe-2S)-binding protein, protein MTWDDPIVCVCRHVSEDTIVRAIRAGADTLEKVRVTSGANTGCGGCAEEIEELIEDVMSEACAPDLG, encoded by the coding sequence ATGACGTGGGACGACCCGATCGTCTGCGTGTGCCGTCACGTCAGCGAGGACACCATCGTCCGCGCCATCCGGGCGGGCGCCGACACGCTGGAGAAGGTGCGGGTCACGAGCGGCGCGAACACCGGCTGCGGCGGCTGCGCGGAGGAGATCGAGGAACTGATCGAGGACGTGATGAGCGAGGCATGCGCCCCGGACCTCGGATGA
- a CDS encoding HAD family hydrolase: MGSESPLYSWQPKAVVFDCDGLLMDTEPCWTVAETELFARRGLPFGVEQKALVIGRSLPDAAEAVAELFQEPGRGPAIADELLGLVAEVVGSRAEAMPGAHDLVAAVASAVPVAVASNSPRALLEAALLRGGFTGVFPVSIAADEVDDPKPAPDMYLRACEMLGVAPGDALAFEDSMTGLRSARAAGLRVVGVPTLHHDDFPADQVVASLGDDGLVGWVRRWPI; this comes from the coding sequence ATGGGATCTGAGTCGCCGCTGTACTCCTGGCAGCCGAAGGCCGTCGTGTTCGACTGCGACGGGCTGCTCATGGACACCGAGCCGTGCTGGACGGTCGCCGAGACCGAGCTGTTCGCCCGCCGCGGGCTGCCGTTCGGCGTGGAGCAGAAGGCACTGGTGATCGGCAGGTCGCTCCCCGACGCCGCCGAGGCGGTCGCCGAGCTCTTCCAGGAGCCGGGCCGCGGCCCCGCCATCGCCGACGAACTGCTCGGCCTCGTCGCCGAGGTCGTCGGGAGCCGGGCCGAGGCGATGCCGGGCGCGCACGACCTGGTCGCCGCCGTCGCGTCCGCCGTGCCGGTCGCGGTGGCCAGCAACTCGCCGCGCGCGCTGCTGGAGGCGGCGCTGCTGCGCGGCGGCTTCACCGGCGTCTTCCCGGTCAGCATCGCCGCCGACGAGGTGGACGATCCGAAGCCCGCGCCGGACATGTACCTGCGGGCGTGCGAGATGCTCGGCGTCGCGCCCGGGGACGCGCTCGCCTTCGAGGACTCGATGACCGGCCTGCGCTCGGCCCGCGCCGCCGGGCTGCGCGTCGTGGGGGTGCCCACGCTGCACCACGACGACTTCCCCGCCGACCAGGTCGTCGCGTCTCTGGGGGACGACGGCCTGGTCGGCTGGGTCCGGCGGTGGCCGATATGA